Genomic window (Accipiter gentilis chromosome 7, bAccGen1.1, whole genome shotgun sequence):
CTGCCTCCGCCCCAGCCCTCCTCGGTCCCCGCTGGGCGGCGCTACACCCGGCAGGGCTCGGCCCTCTGCAGCGGGCGCGGGGCCACCCCCGGGGCGCTGGGCTTTCCCCGAGGGTCGGGTTCGGGCGGGTTGGAGCCTGCCCGGCACCTGGGAGCGCTGCGGGGGCTCCGTgcgggactgggcagggggagaggggagagacgACCCccgggagggggacggggggacggggcggggcgtGGTGGCGGGGTAGGGGCTCATTCTGGATGGCGCCTTGGGGGCCGTAGCCGCGAGGTGCTGGGCTTAAACGTCCGGTGCGCTCGGCTGGCGGGGGGAATTGGCCCAGGCGCGGTGTTCTGGACAGCAAAAGACGCGTACCTGGGGCGGGAGCGAGCTCCGCCGGGGCTGCACCGGGGAGAGCGGGTCGccgctggggaagggaaggggaagaaggggaaggcggcggggccggcggccgctgCTGAGGCGGCGCCCGGCGGTGCGCTCTCTTGCAGACGGTCCGCGTCCAGGGCAACGACATCTCGCACCGGCTGCGGCTCTCGGGCGTGCGGCGGCAGGACGAGGGCGTCTACCAGTGCCGCGTGGCGGACTACAGCGACGACGAGACGCAGGAGCACAAGGCCCAGGCGCTGCTGCGCGTCCTCTCCCGCTTCGCGCCGCCCGACGTGCAGGCGGCCGAGGCGGTCTCGCACATCCAGAGCggcgcggccccgcgccgccacggcaccgccgcccggcccaCGCCGCCGCCTGGCCCCGGCGAGCGCCCGCCgccacccccgccgccgccgcccccggccgaggtgggggccgccgccgccaccgcctcggcggccgccgccgccgccgccgcctcctcggcCTCGCCGCCGCCCGGGCAGGCCGCCATCCTCCGACAGCAGCACGGGTCAGGTAGGGCgcgggggcgcgggcggggggcGCGCCCCTCtcccccgcccggccgcggctccccgaGTCCCGCCGCGCGGTTTAGGCTAGGGCACCGCTACCTGCGACGGTCGCGGCCGGGACTGGCGCTGGGCCGAGCGCTCGAGCCAAGTAATCGCACCCGAGTCGGGAAGCAAACGCGCTCGAAGGAGCCCAGAAGCCGGGGCCTGGGCCGGGGCATCGCGCCCTGCCTCGTCGGGAGCTGGCGCCGAGGCGAGGGGCTGGGGCGGCGGGTCTGAGGGCAAGGCGGGGACCGGCTTCCTTTGGGTAGGTGCTGCGGGAGGCCCCGCTGTCGGAGGCCCCCCCTTGCAGCGTTTCGGGCGGGGTGTTGTAAACGGCAGCTGCGGCCTCAAGTGAGCGAAATGCCGCGGCTGTTCTGCAGAGAACTGAAATCGGCGAGCGGTGGCGGGGGCTGGTCGGCCGGGGCGGGCACGGGGCCCGCGCAGAGCAGGTGACGGGTTCGGAAGGGAAATGTCAATTGCTGTGCGATGAGCTCCACGTTTGAGTTGCTGGCAGGATAAGAGTTGGAGATGCTACGCTCTGGAACGGTTTGCAAACGTAAACGTTGTGCTAATACCGATTGTCTGTCGGTTAATGCCGTATTAAGTTAATAATGCCACATCACCACGTTACGGCTAGCCGGAGAAGGCCGTTGTAAACTTTTGTTTACGCTAATGACAGCAGCAAAGAACAGAGACTTAAATGTGGATTGCAAAGGTATTTGAAGCTTCAGAGGTGTGGTGCTGCTCTGACTGGGCTTTAGCTCCCCTCTCGGCCACTGTCACTTAACCGAGGTCCAACAAATGTCCCTGCCAAGTTAtctgtggaagaagggaaaaaaatttacgCCACGGACTGTGCAGGGAAACCCCTGAGCTCCCCTCTCTGCTGAGTCTCTTCTGATGCAGGTTCATAATCCTCACGCAGGAACGTTCACACTTCTTCCTGATACCTCTTCACGCTCTCAGGGCAAACTGTTGCAGGTTTTGGCTCACAGTAATGGAAATCATTTGTATGTAGGTCACTGTGACCTGCTGGTGCTTTACAGGTGCCGTGTTTTCTCCGACTACTACCTTTCGCTGTTTTTTTGAACAATTTTAGTTTATTTCTCCTGTAGAAATATATGTGAAAACTAGGTTTTACTCCTTACCATTCTTAAGACTAAGCTGGCTGTTCATTGGTGTCTAGTGGAAGACAAAGTGGTAATTCCTGAGGTCTAACTACAGGTGCCTGTGGGCGTATAAAAAAGTACAGTTTGCTTTTGGTGAATTCACTGACcgcaataaattaaactgaatACTGTAAGGCTCACGATCTGTTGTTTTCCTATTGGAAAGATCTGCTTTCCTCCTAGGAGCCCAGGGCTGGTGGTTGTTTTCGTGTTTCCTCTTTCCACTCCCCACAGTGAGAATTCTTGCAACGTTTTCCACATTGACAATGGAAGTTAGGTTTAGGATTCACGGCACTGTGTGCCCTGCCTACTGAACCCAGAGCTTATGTTATGCATCTGAACTAAAAACAGGACGATGGAAGTGCAGTGGGCTCAGTTCCATCTCAACAGATGGATGTGAGTGTGTGCCGCCAAGACAGCATGTCAAATATGTCTGTTAGGGCAAGACCCCCTGCCCGGATCATCTAAACTGCTGTCTATCCTGATTTTGTACATGTCTGTGGTTCGGGGATGTGGCACTGCTGCATCATTTCTAGGCTGgattaaattttgaaaataaactacAAGCATTGTGG
Coding sequences:
- the VSTM2B gene encoding V-set and transmembrane domain-containing protein 2B, with product MENRGLFCTLCYLMFNAPLLFIVTATFTEVPKDVTVREGDDIEMPCAFRASGSTSYSLEIQWWYLKEPARELAHELAISVPGSRSKVTNKDATKISTVRVQGNDISHRLRLSGVRRQDEGVYQCRVADYSDDETQEHKAQALLRVLSRFAPPDVQAAEAVSHIQSGAAPRRHGTAARPTPPPGPGERPPPPPPPPPPAEVGAAAATASAAAAAAAASSASPPPGQAAILRQQHGSGTGPIYATDPLLYMSLLILHKLIHLLVNH